Proteins encoded together in one Microplitis mediator isolate UGA2020A chromosome 7, iyMicMedi2.1, whole genome shotgun sequence window:
- the LOC130670752 gene encoding transcription elongation regulator 1 isoform X1: METASEQPGVVTQEVPAVSTEQQEHVEEPMEEGGEEYGFEGDEYRHYMPRGRGGFSPHDRGFEYGMRGGGGGGGGPRFRGRGFGPRGPIYRGTNNGYPYEGPPRPNCPPGPTGPRYRGPPPFDPSWGPMGPPNMMGPPNLMGPPGMPPPHMMNGPMASGNPYGPPGMGPPNMNSIPGQQQPQQQPQQQNNIPGLDLNGEVWVETKTADGKSYFYNIRSRDTTWTKPEGPNVRVMGQDQLEQLVHGAAKQPARESTPVSTANQQPQQQQQPPQQQQPQQQQQQQQQQPLAEPRTPGNDQSPNADTMNQANTAPPGTGPPPMLNEAQEVVNQQQQQQSVVEVAQPNGTVTNVNTTAAATQPVATNMLQPPPNMVPMQHRMPNQYGAPMATPFGAAPFGMPPPGFQPFGGYGPPQTGWGMPQMHGVMAPQTPAEDPAIISQLDSELVAAAMLWSEHRSPDGRLYYYNSKAGESVWEKPQALKDFEAAKIAVRQKAEEMAAPDITNAVPDAVKQDKAGQPEAANDTKDSFKEPEAGGKKKEEAPKEPAKPQDKSRPISSTPVPGTPWCVVWTGDGRVFFYNPSSRISVWERPDDLLGRQDVEKMMANMPEAAASQKNPRPDDSSDSSDDDQPGPAKKPKQEEPEEPAAAVVKEEEEKEGKKTIDIGKEAAIEAEVRAARERAIVPLDTRIKSFKEMLAEKDVSAFSTWEKELHKIVFDPRYLLLTSKERKQVFEKYVKERAEEERREKRNKMKERKDQFQKLLEEANLHGKSSFSDFAQKHGRDERFKNVEKMRERESLFNEWILEVRKREKEEKNAKREQVKKDFTTMLREHKDIDRHSHWGDCKKILEADWRYRAVDSASMREDWFRDYIRILKDERKREKERDRDKDKEHRHRDKDHHKSDKKDKDRKEDKHKEKSSKDKDKDKDKDKDKDRDKDKKRRSDTAEENGKDKRDDKEIGEIEDHDDKKKDNKYENNEHSDSEEDREKQKRERERRAEASLREREREVQRTLATHLRDRDKERQHHRHTEAVQHFSALLADLVRNGDLAWREAKRQLRKDHRWELADSLDREEKERLFNEHIEQLGRKKRDKFRELLDEVGASTELTASWKDIKKLLKDDPRYTKFSSSDRKCEKEFKEYIKDKLVAAKADFRELLQETKLITDKTYKKVQENSACLTEIEDILKKDRRFLVLDAAAAERTRLLMGYLEELARRGPPPPPTASEPSRRPTTN; this comes from the exons atggagACTGCTAGTGAACAACCTGGTGTTGTTACCCAGGAAGTACCGGCAGTTAGTACTGAGCAGCAGGAGCATGTCGAAGAACCGATGGAAGAAGGAGGTGAAGAGTACGGATTCGAAGGTGACGAGTACCGGCATTATATGCCACGAGGTCGTGGTGGTTTcag cccTCACGACCGCGGGTTCGAGTACGGGATGCGTGGAGGCGGAGGAGGAGGCGGAGGCCCGAGATTTCGGGGCAGAGGATTCGGACCCAGAGGCCCGATTTACCGAGGAACTAACAATGGGTATCCTTACGAAGGACCACCGCGACCTAATTGTCCACCGGGACCCACGGGACCCAGGTACAGAGGCCCTCCGCCGTTTGACCCGAGCTGGGGACCTATGGGCCCACCAAATATGATGGGACCTCCTAATTTGATGGGCCCACCAGGAatg CCACCTCCGCACATGATGAATGGACCAATGGCTTCAGGAAATCCGTACGGACCTCCTGGAATGGGTCCGCCCAACATGAACAgc atTCCAGGCCAGCAGCAACCGCAACAGCAACCTCAGCAGCAAAACAACATTCCAGGATTGGACCTTAATGGCGAGGTATGGGTCGAAACAAAGACAGCGGATGGCAAGTCTTACTTTTACAATATTCGGTCTAGAGACACTACGTGGACCAAACCCGAGGGCCCAAATGTTCGGGTTATGGGTCAAGATCAG tTGGAGCAACTGGTTCATGGTGCAGCTAAACAGCCAGCCAGAGAATCAACCCCAGTGTCAACGGCAAACCAACAACCtcagcagcaacagcagccACCGCAACAGCAGCAACcgcaacaacagcagcagcagcaacaacagcagcCGCTTGCTGAGCCAAGAACGCCAGGTAATGATCAATCACCTAATGCAGATACAATGAATCAGGCAAACACAGCGCCACCAGGTACTGGCCCACCTCCAATGCTTAATGAAGCTCAGGAAGTCGTCAaccaacaacagcagcagcaatcGGTCGTTGAAGTTGCTCAGCctaatg GTACAGTGACAAATGTAAatacaacagcagcagcaactcAACCAGTAGCTACAAATATGTTGCAACCGCCACCGAACATGGTACCAATGCAGCACCGAATGCCAAATCAATATGGCGCTCCCATGGCAACTCCATTTGGTGCGGCACCTTTTGGAATGCCACCGCCAGGTTTCCAACCGTTTGGTGGGTATGGCCCGCCGCAAACTGGATGGGGAATGCCGCAGATGCACGGCGTGATGGCTCCCCAAACACCAGCCGAAGACCCAGCAATTATCTCTCAGTTGGACTCGGAGCTAGTGGCGGCAGCGATGCTCTGGAGCGAGCATCGCTCTCCAGACGGTCGTCTCTATTACTACAACAGCAAAGCCGGTGAGTCTGTGTGGGAAAAACCCCAAGCTCTTAAAGATTTTGAGGCTGCTAAAATAGCGGTCAGGCAAAAGGCCGAGGAGATGGCGGCCCCGGATATAACCAATGCTGTGCCTGATGCTGTGAAGCAGGACAAAGCAGGACAGCCTGAGGCTGCTAACGATACCAAAGACAGTTTTAAAGAACCGGAGGCCGGTGGTAAGAAGAAAGAAGAGGCTCCGAAAGAGCCGGCCAAGCCCCAAGACAAGTCGCGTCCGATTTCTAGCACTCCAGTGCCTGGTACTCCCTGGTGCGTCGTATGGACTGGTGACGGTAGGGTCTTCTTTTACAATCCTTCGTCGAGAATTTCCGTTTGGGAAAGACCTGATGATCTTCTTGGGCGACAGGACGTTGAAAAGATGATGGCCAACATGCCCGAGGCTGCAGCTAGTCAGAAAAACCCGAGGCCAGATGACTCCAGTGACAGTAGTGACGATGACCAGCCTGGTCCTGCTAAGAAACCCAAGCAAGAAGAGCCTGaag AACCAGCTGCCGCGGTTGTCAAAGAAGAGGAAGAGAAAGAAGGTAAGAAAACGATAGACATCGGCAAGGAAGCTGCCATCGAAGCCGAGGTTCGCGCCGCCAGAGAACGAGCGATTGTCCCACTTGACACCAGGATCAAGTCATTCAAAGAAATGCTCGCTGAGAAagac GTATCGGCATTCAGTACTTGGGAGAAGGAACTCCACAAAATAGTATTCGACCCCCGGTATCTGCTGCTGACCTCCAAGGAACGCAAGCAAGTCTTTGAAAAGTACGTGAAGGAACGCGCGGAAGAAGAGCGAAgggaaaaaagaaataaaatgaaggAGCGTAAGGatcagtttcaaaaattactcgaaGAGGCAAATTTACATGGAAA ATCGTCTTTCAGCGATTTTGCGCAAAAGCACGGGCGCGACGAGCGTTTTAAAAACGTCGAAAAAATGCGCGAGCGAGAAAGTCTTTTCAACGAGTGGATACTGGAAGTGAGAAAACgggaaaaagaagaaaaaaacgCCAAACGAGAACAg GTGAAAAAGGATTTCACGACAATGCTACGGGAGCACAAAGACATCGACAGGCACTCGCACTGGGgcgattgtaaaaaaatcctGGAGGCTGATTGGCGGTATCGCGCCGTCGATTCCGCGAGTATGCGCGAGGATTGGTTTCGCGATTACATAAGAATACTGAAGGACGAACGGAAGCGCGAGAAGGAGCGCGACCGGGATAAGGACAAGGAGCATCGACACCGGGACAAGGATCATCACAAGTCCGACAAGAAGGACAAGGACCGCAAGGAGGATAAACACAAAGAAAAATCTTCCAAGGATAAGGACAAGGACAAAGATAAGGACAAAGATAAAGACAGAGATAAGGACAAAAAAAGGCGCAGCGATACTGCCGAGGAAAATGGAAAAGATAAGAGGGATGATAAAGAGATTGGAGAGATCGAAGATCACGACGATAAGAAAAAAGATAAt aagtatgaaaataatgaacaCTCGGACTCAGAGGAAGATCGCGAGAAACAAAAACGCGAACGGGAACGGAGAGCCGAGGCGAGTTTACGTGAAAGAGAACGCGAAGTTCAGAGAACTTTGGCTACACATTTAAGAGATCGTGATAAGGAGAGACAGCACCATAGACACACGGAAGCTGTCCAACATTTCAGTGCACTACTCGCTGAtttg gTGCGAAATGGAGACTTGGCATGGCGAGAAGCTAAACGTCAGCTAAGAAAAGACCACAGATGGGAACTCGCCGACAGCTTAGACCGGGAGGAGAAGGAGCGATTATTTAACGAACACATTGAGCAGCTGGGTCGCAAAAAGCGGGACAAGTTCCGGGAGCTGCTTGACGAAGTCGGAGCCTCCACCGAGCTCACGGCCTCGTGGAAAGACATCAAGAAATTGCTGAAAGATGATCCCAGATACACCAAGTTCTCTTCCAGCGATCGG AAATGCGAGAAGGAGTTCAAGGAATATATCAAAGACAAACTGGTAGCCGCGAAAGCGGACTTCCGCGAGCTGCTGCAGGAGACTAAATTGATAACCGACAAAACGTACAAAAAGGTGCAGGAGAACAGCGCATGCTTGACGGAAATAGAAGACATTTTGAAGAAAGACAGGAGATTTTTAGTGTTAGACGCCGCGGCCGCCGAGCGCACGAGATTACTTATGGGTTACCTTGAAGAACTGGCACGCAGAGGCCCACCTCCGCCTCCTACTGCCTCAGAGCCTTCTCGTAGACCCACGACCAA CTGA
- the LOC130670752 gene encoding transcription elongation regulator 1 isoform X2 produces METASEQPGVVTQEVPAVSTEQQEHVEEPMEEGGEEYGFEGDEYRHYMPRGRGGFSPHDRGFEYGMRGGGGGGGGPRFRGRGFGPRGPIYRGTNNGYPYEGPPRPNCPPGPTGPRYRGPPPFDPSWGPMGPPNMMGPPNLMGPPGMPPPHMMNGPMASGNPYGPPGMGPPNMNSIPGQQQPQQQPQQQNNIPGLDLNGEVWVETKTADGKSYFYNIRSRDTTWTKPEGPNVRVMGQDQLEQLVHGAAKQPARESTPVSTANQQPQQQQQPPQQQQPQQQQQQQQQQPLAEPRTPGNDQSPNADTMNQANTAPPGTGPPPMLNEAQEVVNQQQQQQSVVEVAQPNGTVTNVNTTAAATQPVATNMLQPPPNMVPMQHRMPNQYGAPMATPFGAAPFGMPPPGFQPFGGYGPPQTGWGMPQMHGVMAPQTPAEDPAIISQLDSELVAAAMLWSEHRSPDGRLYYYNSKAGESVWEKPQALKDFEAAKIAVRQKAEEMAAPDITNAVPDAVKQDKAGQPEAANDTKDSFKEPEAGGKKKEEAPKEPAKPQDKSRPISSTPVPGTPWCVVWTGDGRVFFYNPSSRISVWERPDDLLGRQDVEKMMANMPEAAASQKNPRPDDSSDSSDDDQPGPAKKPKQEEPEEPAAAVVKEEEEKEGKKTIDIGKEAAIEAEVRAARERAIVPLDTRIKSFKEMLAEKDVSAFSTWEKELHKIVFDPRYLLLTSKERKQVFEKYVKERAEEERREKRNKMKERKDQFQKLLEEANLHGKSSFSDFAQKHGRDERFKNVEKMRERESLFNEWILEVRKREKEEKNAKREQVKKDFTTMLREHKDIDRHSHWGDCKKILEADWRYRAVDSASMREDWFRDYIRILKDERKREKERDRDKDKEHRHRDKDHHKSDKKDKDRKEDKHKEKSSKDKDKDKDKDKDKDRDKDKKRRSDTAEENGKDKRDDKEIGEIEDHDDKKKDNYENNEHSDSEEDREKQKRERERRAEASLREREREVQRTLATHLRDRDKERQHHRHTEAVQHFSALLADLVRNGDLAWREAKRQLRKDHRWELADSLDREEKERLFNEHIEQLGRKKRDKFRELLDEVGASTELTASWKDIKKLLKDDPRYTKFSSSDRKCEKEFKEYIKDKLVAAKADFRELLQETKLITDKTYKKVQENSACLTEIEDILKKDRRFLVLDAAAAERTRLLMGYLEELARRGPPPPPTASEPSRRPTTN; encoded by the exons atggagACTGCTAGTGAACAACCTGGTGTTGTTACCCAGGAAGTACCGGCAGTTAGTACTGAGCAGCAGGAGCATGTCGAAGAACCGATGGAAGAAGGAGGTGAAGAGTACGGATTCGAAGGTGACGAGTACCGGCATTATATGCCACGAGGTCGTGGTGGTTTcag cccTCACGACCGCGGGTTCGAGTACGGGATGCGTGGAGGCGGAGGAGGAGGCGGAGGCCCGAGATTTCGGGGCAGAGGATTCGGACCCAGAGGCCCGATTTACCGAGGAACTAACAATGGGTATCCTTACGAAGGACCACCGCGACCTAATTGTCCACCGGGACCCACGGGACCCAGGTACAGAGGCCCTCCGCCGTTTGACCCGAGCTGGGGACCTATGGGCCCACCAAATATGATGGGACCTCCTAATTTGATGGGCCCACCAGGAatg CCACCTCCGCACATGATGAATGGACCAATGGCTTCAGGAAATCCGTACGGACCTCCTGGAATGGGTCCGCCCAACATGAACAgc atTCCAGGCCAGCAGCAACCGCAACAGCAACCTCAGCAGCAAAACAACATTCCAGGATTGGACCTTAATGGCGAGGTATGGGTCGAAACAAAGACAGCGGATGGCAAGTCTTACTTTTACAATATTCGGTCTAGAGACACTACGTGGACCAAACCCGAGGGCCCAAATGTTCGGGTTATGGGTCAAGATCAG tTGGAGCAACTGGTTCATGGTGCAGCTAAACAGCCAGCCAGAGAATCAACCCCAGTGTCAACGGCAAACCAACAACCtcagcagcaacagcagccACCGCAACAGCAGCAACcgcaacaacagcagcagcagcaacaacagcagcCGCTTGCTGAGCCAAGAACGCCAGGTAATGATCAATCACCTAATGCAGATACAATGAATCAGGCAAACACAGCGCCACCAGGTACTGGCCCACCTCCAATGCTTAATGAAGCTCAGGAAGTCGTCAaccaacaacagcagcagcaatcGGTCGTTGAAGTTGCTCAGCctaatg GTACAGTGACAAATGTAAatacaacagcagcagcaactcAACCAGTAGCTACAAATATGTTGCAACCGCCACCGAACATGGTACCAATGCAGCACCGAATGCCAAATCAATATGGCGCTCCCATGGCAACTCCATTTGGTGCGGCACCTTTTGGAATGCCACCGCCAGGTTTCCAACCGTTTGGTGGGTATGGCCCGCCGCAAACTGGATGGGGAATGCCGCAGATGCACGGCGTGATGGCTCCCCAAACACCAGCCGAAGACCCAGCAATTATCTCTCAGTTGGACTCGGAGCTAGTGGCGGCAGCGATGCTCTGGAGCGAGCATCGCTCTCCAGACGGTCGTCTCTATTACTACAACAGCAAAGCCGGTGAGTCTGTGTGGGAAAAACCCCAAGCTCTTAAAGATTTTGAGGCTGCTAAAATAGCGGTCAGGCAAAAGGCCGAGGAGATGGCGGCCCCGGATATAACCAATGCTGTGCCTGATGCTGTGAAGCAGGACAAAGCAGGACAGCCTGAGGCTGCTAACGATACCAAAGACAGTTTTAAAGAACCGGAGGCCGGTGGTAAGAAGAAAGAAGAGGCTCCGAAAGAGCCGGCCAAGCCCCAAGACAAGTCGCGTCCGATTTCTAGCACTCCAGTGCCTGGTACTCCCTGGTGCGTCGTATGGACTGGTGACGGTAGGGTCTTCTTTTACAATCCTTCGTCGAGAATTTCCGTTTGGGAAAGACCTGATGATCTTCTTGGGCGACAGGACGTTGAAAAGATGATGGCCAACATGCCCGAGGCTGCAGCTAGTCAGAAAAACCCGAGGCCAGATGACTCCAGTGACAGTAGTGACGATGACCAGCCTGGTCCTGCTAAGAAACCCAAGCAAGAAGAGCCTGaag AACCAGCTGCCGCGGTTGTCAAAGAAGAGGAAGAGAAAGAAGGTAAGAAAACGATAGACATCGGCAAGGAAGCTGCCATCGAAGCCGAGGTTCGCGCCGCCAGAGAACGAGCGATTGTCCCACTTGACACCAGGATCAAGTCATTCAAAGAAATGCTCGCTGAGAAagac GTATCGGCATTCAGTACTTGGGAGAAGGAACTCCACAAAATAGTATTCGACCCCCGGTATCTGCTGCTGACCTCCAAGGAACGCAAGCAAGTCTTTGAAAAGTACGTGAAGGAACGCGCGGAAGAAGAGCGAAgggaaaaaagaaataaaatgaaggAGCGTAAGGatcagtttcaaaaattactcgaaGAGGCAAATTTACATGGAAA ATCGTCTTTCAGCGATTTTGCGCAAAAGCACGGGCGCGACGAGCGTTTTAAAAACGTCGAAAAAATGCGCGAGCGAGAAAGTCTTTTCAACGAGTGGATACTGGAAGTGAGAAAACgggaaaaagaagaaaaaaacgCCAAACGAGAACAg GTGAAAAAGGATTTCACGACAATGCTACGGGAGCACAAAGACATCGACAGGCACTCGCACTGGGgcgattgtaaaaaaatcctGGAGGCTGATTGGCGGTATCGCGCCGTCGATTCCGCGAGTATGCGCGAGGATTGGTTTCGCGATTACATAAGAATACTGAAGGACGAACGGAAGCGCGAGAAGGAGCGCGACCGGGATAAGGACAAGGAGCATCGACACCGGGACAAGGATCATCACAAGTCCGACAAGAAGGACAAGGACCGCAAGGAGGATAAACACAAAGAAAAATCTTCCAAGGATAAGGACAAGGACAAAGATAAGGACAAAGATAAAGACAGAGATAAGGACAAAAAAAGGCGCAGCGATACTGCCGAGGAAAATGGAAAAGATAAGAGGGATGATAAAGAGATTGGAGAGATCGAAGATCACGACGATAAGAAAAAAGATAAt tatgaaaataatgaacaCTCGGACTCAGAGGAAGATCGCGAGAAACAAAAACGCGAACGGGAACGGAGAGCCGAGGCGAGTTTACGTGAAAGAGAACGCGAAGTTCAGAGAACTTTGGCTACACATTTAAGAGATCGTGATAAGGAGAGACAGCACCATAGACACACGGAAGCTGTCCAACATTTCAGTGCACTACTCGCTGAtttg gTGCGAAATGGAGACTTGGCATGGCGAGAAGCTAAACGTCAGCTAAGAAAAGACCACAGATGGGAACTCGCCGACAGCTTAGACCGGGAGGAGAAGGAGCGATTATTTAACGAACACATTGAGCAGCTGGGTCGCAAAAAGCGGGACAAGTTCCGGGAGCTGCTTGACGAAGTCGGAGCCTCCACCGAGCTCACGGCCTCGTGGAAAGACATCAAGAAATTGCTGAAAGATGATCCCAGATACACCAAGTTCTCTTCCAGCGATCGG AAATGCGAGAAGGAGTTCAAGGAATATATCAAAGACAAACTGGTAGCCGCGAAAGCGGACTTCCGCGAGCTGCTGCAGGAGACTAAATTGATAACCGACAAAACGTACAAAAAGGTGCAGGAGAACAGCGCATGCTTGACGGAAATAGAAGACATTTTGAAGAAAGACAGGAGATTTTTAGTGTTAGACGCCGCGGCCGCCGAGCGCACGAGATTACTTATGGGTTACCTTGAAGAACTGGCACGCAGAGGCCCACCTCCGCCTCCTACTGCCTCAGAGCCTTCTCGTAGACCCACGACCAA CTGA
- the LOC130670752 gene encoding transcription elongation regulator 1 isoform X3, which yields MARDTTWTKPEGPNVRVMGQDQLEQLVHGAAKQPARESTPVSTANQQPQQQQQPPQQQQPQQQQQQQQQQPLAEPRTPGNDQSPNADTMNQANTAPPGTGPPPMLNEAQEVVNQQQQQQSVVEVAQPNGTVTNVNTTAAATQPVATNMLQPPPNMVPMQHRMPNQYGAPMATPFGAAPFGMPPPGFQPFGGYGPPQTGWGMPQMHGVMAPQTPAEDPAIISQLDSELVAAAMLWSEHRSPDGRLYYYNSKAGESVWEKPQALKDFEAAKIAVRQKAEEMAAPDITNAVPDAVKQDKAGQPEAANDTKDSFKEPEAGGKKKEEAPKEPAKPQDKSRPISSTPVPGTPWCVVWTGDGRVFFYNPSSRISVWERPDDLLGRQDVEKMMANMPEAAASQKNPRPDDSSDSSDDDQPGPAKKPKQEEPEEPAAAVVKEEEEKEGKKTIDIGKEAAIEAEVRAARERAIVPLDTRIKSFKEMLAEKDVSAFSTWEKELHKIVFDPRYLLLTSKERKQVFEKYVKERAEEERREKRNKMKERKDQFQKLLEEANLHGKSSFSDFAQKHGRDERFKNVEKMRERESLFNEWILEVRKREKEEKNAKREQVKKDFTTMLREHKDIDRHSHWGDCKKILEADWRYRAVDSASMREDWFRDYIRILKDERKREKERDRDKDKEHRHRDKDHHKSDKKDKDRKEDKHKEKSSKDKDKDKDKDKDKDRDKDKKRRSDTAEENGKDKRDDKEIGEIEDHDDKKKDNKYENNEHSDSEEDREKQKRERERRAEASLREREREVQRTLATHLRDRDKERQHHRHTEAVQHFSALLADLVRNGDLAWREAKRQLRKDHRWELADSLDREEKERLFNEHIEQLGRKKRDKFRELLDEVGASTELTASWKDIKKLLKDDPRYTKFSSSDRKCEKEFKEYIKDKLVAAKADFRELLQETKLITDKTYKKVQENSACLTEIEDILKKDRRFLVLDAAAAERTRLLMGYLEELARRGPPPPPTASEPSRRPTTN from the exons ATGGCGAG AGACACTACGTGGACCAAACCCGAGGGCCCAAATGTTCGGGTTATGGGTCAAGATCAG tTGGAGCAACTGGTTCATGGTGCAGCTAAACAGCCAGCCAGAGAATCAACCCCAGTGTCAACGGCAAACCAACAACCtcagcagcaacagcagccACCGCAACAGCAGCAACcgcaacaacagcagcagcagcaacaacagcagcCGCTTGCTGAGCCAAGAACGCCAGGTAATGATCAATCACCTAATGCAGATACAATGAATCAGGCAAACACAGCGCCACCAGGTACTGGCCCACCTCCAATGCTTAATGAAGCTCAGGAAGTCGTCAaccaacaacagcagcagcaatcGGTCGTTGAAGTTGCTCAGCctaatg GTACAGTGACAAATGTAAatacaacagcagcagcaactcAACCAGTAGCTACAAATATGTTGCAACCGCCACCGAACATGGTACCAATGCAGCACCGAATGCCAAATCAATATGGCGCTCCCATGGCAACTCCATTTGGTGCGGCACCTTTTGGAATGCCACCGCCAGGTTTCCAACCGTTTGGTGGGTATGGCCCGCCGCAAACTGGATGGGGAATGCCGCAGATGCACGGCGTGATGGCTCCCCAAACACCAGCCGAAGACCCAGCAATTATCTCTCAGTTGGACTCGGAGCTAGTGGCGGCAGCGATGCTCTGGAGCGAGCATCGCTCTCCAGACGGTCGTCTCTATTACTACAACAGCAAAGCCGGTGAGTCTGTGTGGGAAAAACCCCAAGCTCTTAAAGATTTTGAGGCTGCTAAAATAGCGGTCAGGCAAAAGGCCGAGGAGATGGCGGCCCCGGATATAACCAATGCTGTGCCTGATGCTGTGAAGCAGGACAAAGCAGGACAGCCTGAGGCTGCTAACGATACCAAAGACAGTTTTAAAGAACCGGAGGCCGGTGGTAAGAAGAAAGAAGAGGCTCCGAAAGAGCCGGCCAAGCCCCAAGACAAGTCGCGTCCGATTTCTAGCACTCCAGTGCCTGGTACTCCCTGGTGCGTCGTATGGACTGGTGACGGTAGGGTCTTCTTTTACAATCCTTCGTCGAGAATTTCCGTTTGGGAAAGACCTGATGATCTTCTTGGGCGACAGGACGTTGAAAAGATGATGGCCAACATGCCCGAGGCTGCAGCTAGTCAGAAAAACCCGAGGCCAGATGACTCCAGTGACAGTAGTGACGATGACCAGCCTGGTCCTGCTAAGAAACCCAAGCAAGAAGAGCCTGaag AACCAGCTGCCGCGGTTGTCAAAGAAGAGGAAGAGAAAGAAGGTAAGAAAACGATAGACATCGGCAAGGAAGCTGCCATCGAAGCCGAGGTTCGCGCCGCCAGAGAACGAGCGATTGTCCCACTTGACACCAGGATCAAGTCATTCAAAGAAATGCTCGCTGAGAAagac GTATCGGCATTCAGTACTTGGGAGAAGGAACTCCACAAAATAGTATTCGACCCCCGGTATCTGCTGCTGACCTCCAAGGAACGCAAGCAAGTCTTTGAAAAGTACGTGAAGGAACGCGCGGAAGAAGAGCGAAgggaaaaaagaaataaaatgaaggAGCGTAAGGatcagtttcaaaaattactcgaaGAGGCAAATTTACATGGAAA ATCGTCTTTCAGCGATTTTGCGCAAAAGCACGGGCGCGACGAGCGTTTTAAAAACGTCGAAAAAATGCGCGAGCGAGAAAGTCTTTTCAACGAGTGGATACTGGAAGTGAGAAAACgggaaaaagaagaaaaaaacgCCAAACGAGAACAg GTGAAAAAGGATTTCACGACAATGCTACGGGAGCACAAAGACATCGACAGGCACTCGCACTGGGgcgattgtaaaaaaatcctGGAGGCTGATTGGCGGTATCGCGCCGTCGATTCCGCGAGTATGCGCGAGGATTGGTTTCGCGATTACATAAGAATACTGAAGGACGAACGGAAGCGCGAGAAGGAGCGCGACCGGGATAAGGACAAGGAGCATCGACACCGGGACAAGGATCATCACAAGTCCGACAAGAAGGACAAGGACCGCAAGGAGGATAAACACAAAGAAAAATCTTCCAAGGATAAGGACAAGGACAAAGATAAGGACAAAGATAAAGACAGAGATAAGGACAAAAAAAGGCGCAGCGATACTGCCGAGGAAAATGGAAAAGATAAGAGGGATGATAAAGAGATTGGAGAGATCGAAGATCACGACGATAAGAAAAAAGATAAt aagtatgaaaataatgaacaCTCGGACTCAGAGGAAGATCGCGAGAAACAAAAACGCGAACGGGAACGGAGAGCCGAGGCGAGTTTACGTGAAAGAGAACGCGAAGTTCAGAGAACTTTGGCTACACATTTAAGAGATCGTGATAAGGAGAGACAGCACCATAGACACACGGAAGCTGTCCAACATTTCAGTGCACTACTCGCTGAtttg gTGCGAAATGGAGACTTGGCATGGCGAGAAGCTAAACGTCAGCTAAGAAAAGACCACAGATGGGAACTCGCCGACAGCTTAGACCGGGAGGAGAAGGAGCGATTATTTAACGAACACATTGAGCAGCTGGGTCGCAAAAAGCGGGACAAGTTCCGGGAGCTGCTTGACGAAGTCGGAGCCTCCACCGAGCTCACGGCCTCGTGGAAAGACATCAAGAAATTGCTGAAAGATGATCCCAGATACACCAAGTTCTCTTCCAGCGATCGG AAATGCGAGAAGGAGTTCAAGGAATATATCAAAGACAAACTGGTAGCCGCGAAAGCGGACTTCCGCGAGCTGCTGCAGGAGACTAAATTGATAACCGACAAAACGTACAAAAAGGTGCAGGAGAACAGCGCATGCTTGACGGAAATAGAAGACATTTTGAAGAAAGACAGGAGATTTTTAGTGTTAGACGCCGCGGCCGCCGAGCGCACGAGATTACTTATGGGTTACCTTGAAGAACTGGCACGCAGAGGCCCACCTCCGCCTCCTACTGCCTCAGAGCCTTCTCGTAGACCCACGACCAA CTGA